The region GAGCTTGGGCTGTTGTACCGGCTCTGGGATATTCGTCAGTATCAAAGATGGTGTCGCCTTTTCTTCCTTTAATGGTTACCGGGACAATTTCCTGTTTGAAGGCGCCGCTTTCAATTGCCTTAATAGCTTTATCCTGGGATTCGAAAGCCAACTGGTCCTGGTCTTCCCGGGTGATGCCATATTTGGCAGCAACATTTTCGGCAGTAATTCCCATATGATAGTCGTTGAACGCACACCACAGGCCGTCATGAATCATAACATCGGTTACTTTGGAGTGGCCCATGCGATAGCCCCAGCGAGCTTTGCTGTCCAGAAGGTAGGGGGCTTGGGTCATACTTTCCATACCACCGGCTACAACAATGTCAGCATCACCGGTCATTATAGCTTGGGCAGCCAGATTAACAGTTTTTAGGCCGGACCCGCAGACCTTGTTGACGGTGTAGGAAGGGACTTCGACCGGAATACCGGCTTTAATGGCGGCCTGACGGGCGGGATTTTGCCCTAACCCGGCTTGCAATACATTGCCAAAAATTACTTCGTCAACAGCTTCTTTTTTTATTCCGGCCCTTTCCGCTGCGGCATTAATAACCAAAGCGCCAAGTTCAGTTGCCGGGACAGATGCCAAGGAACCGTTAAAATTACCAATAGCCGTACGTACTGCGCTGACAATTACTACTTCTTTCACTGGGAAAACACCGTCCTTGATCTAATATTAGATTCGAATCATCAATTTTGCTAGATAAAAAAGCAATCCATAGCGATAGTTTTTACTTTTTTAGGCTCATTAGTCCATTTTTGAAGATGCGCGCATCCATTATTTTTAGGTCCGGAGAGACAATGGGTTCAAAGTCCATGAGGGCAAGAATATCCTTCTGAAGATCAACGCCTGGCGCGATTTCTGTAAGCATCATACCCTCAGGAGTCAGTTCAAATACCGCCCGCTCGGTGATATATTTGACCGGTTGATTGACACTTTGTGCATACTTGCCGCTAAAGGTAATTTGTTCAACGTGCTGTAAAAACTTTTTAGCCTTACCTTCATTGAGGATGGTGAGCTTGCCTTCGGCGACTTTTACTTTCAGGCCGCCGGCGGT is a window of Sporomusaceae bacterium ACPt DNA encoding:
- the thlA_1 gene encoding Acetyl-CoA acetyltransferase; protein product: MKEVVIVSAVRTAIGNFNGSLASVPATELGALVINAAAERAGIKKEAVDEVIFGNVLQAGLGQNPARQAAIKAGIPVEVPSYTVNKVCGSGLKTVNLAAQAIMTGDADIVVAGGMESMTQAPYLLDSKARWGYRMGHSKVTDVMIHDGLWCAFNDYHMGITAENVAAKYGITREDQDQLAFESQDKAIKAIESGAFKQEIVPVTIKGRKGDTIFDTDEYPRAGTTAQALCGLKPAFKKDGSVTAGNASGINDGAAALVVMSADKAKELGIKPLARIRSFASGGVDPSIMGMGPVPATRKALAKAGLTVADLDLIEANEAFAAQFLAVGKELGFAKEKLNVNGGAIALGHPIGASGARILVTLLHAMEARDAKLGLATLCIGGGQGVATIVERI